caaaggaatTGAATGTCTGTTTAATGATCATACAAGAAAATACACGGCAAAACCAATATAAAATCTTGTCTCCTAGTTCAAGTggctgagaaaatgtttaaattttagtttaaatctgtatttaagCTAACAGATAAAAAAGAATTGCTATAAGAGGCATATAagagttttgtttaattaattacaagGAGAAATGTTAGACAGATATATTAATTCTTCTTTAAAGTGTAATGAGATTATGTAAGGTATTCAGATATgagatattttttattagttattttttttagcatgtaaagattctttttctttgtgttatgTTTTGAAGTAGATTCTCCatatctaaattaaaaaaaaaaccttttagaatTAGCTATTTATGTCTGGTTTCCTGTTTAtgctccctttttttttaccaactaaAATTTGCTTTAGATCAAATTGTTGGCAGTGATTAAAAACGACAGATCACactgctaattaaataaataacattatttctttattttcgaaatgtcagaagaataaaatagcagaaaatgaaatttgCAAACTTGTTCAGTTGCTAAAAAACATATAAGAAGCATTGTCCAAATGCTAATATTGAAACTGAATTACAAACGGTTAAACTTCAACACAATTaggcaaaacattaaaaacaattgttACCACTGAAGGGtttctgaaaaactaaaaatattcacacaggAACATAAGATTTAACGTGTTAAACACAAACGAACAGAATGGTGATAAAGTGTCTATTAGCCTTATAGCGAGAGTGcattcacagaaaaataaaaaagttcatcCCTGCAGATATGTGAAATATCCTGGACTCAGCAGTTCTACGTGTGCTCTCTCATCGCGTCTATCCAGTCCATCTTCTCCTGGTGAGTCGGAGCCTGGATGAAGTAGTGAATGTCCGACTTTGTGATGATTTTAAACAAGTTGCCTTGAATGTTGCCCTTCACGCCTGTGCAACAGGAGAAGGTAAATATGTCAATGAAGCATCAGCGTACTTACAAAtcacatctgaaataaaacacaccgAAATGAAACAGCAAGCGCACACGTCTCGAGGACGTCACTTTAGGGCCAAAGACAAAGTCCGGAAACATCAGCCTTCCTCCCGTCGAGGAGTTAGCGTATGCTACCGCTAGCCTTGTTTGACATTTAACATTTGACGAACGAACAGGACATGAAGTTACTGTAGAGAGGTGAAGGTTTGTATATCTTTGTTTTCATATTCTGAAAACTTTCATACTCTGAAAGTTTCCAAGTTCTTAACTCTGCATGTCGCTGCCACCTTCCTGAAATAATggtccaatttatttatttattttttttggcaaaagtattttatttatttactattttatcCTAAATtatcttttggcaaaaaaaaaattaataaaaaattctgGATTTGAAGAGTCTTGTATTCAAatgagttacagcaacatttgaTTTCCCTTTTGGGATCAACAAAGTATTTTGCAATTTGAATTTCAATGAAATCTACACAATAATGGACCCAGAACTCAGCtagcaaaaataacacaaattgggttgttttgttgttggggAACTTCACTTCCTATTTTGACTGACCAATGGGGACTCAAGCAGTCGCCTGAGAGTACCAACACTCAGGGCCGTACGTAGCTAGCCGATTGGGTGCCGCAAGCCCCCACAAATGCTGTGATGACACAGGGTGAAAATCAAAtcatttggacaaaaatatagCTAAAGCTTCtaaagttttcttcttctttctccttagTCACTGAAGGCTGAGTTAACCCACCTGAAGGAACTCCATTATCATCCAGAGAGGATATCAAACACCCGCGCAGGGAGAAGCCGCCAACAGGGCTGATGTCATCCTGACAAGTGACACATGAACGGAAGAGATTAAGTCAGACATGAGGAggcgatgatgatgatgatgataatgatgatgatgatgatgatgagtttTCTATGAGTAACACCACCTTCAGACTCCCAGCTCGTAAAAGTGGCAGCAAAAACGAAACAGAGAGGGGATTCACTCTGTTTGTGTTCAGGCTAATGCATTCCTATAGCTTATGTTGAACGCTCACCTTGGTGGGGTCATAATAATGGAGGAAGTCGGGCTCCGAACGCAGCACAAACAGTCGCACCttccagtttttccttctgTGCCCCTGCAGTTAAAGATTAGCCAGAGGTCAAAGGGCGTCGTGTCTCACCTTCAAGATGAACCGGACGTCTTATTAACCTTTAATATAGGGGAGGCTTCACAACAGGAAGCAAGTAAGTTGTTACCTTCAGATAAAACTTAACAGTTACTGTCACTGTTTTACCtataagaaataatattttcattataGACTCCTGGCTTAGCTTCAGTGGTGTTTACACAGTAAATACAAGGCAAATGAATCACATTCATAGGGAATGTgttccaaacaaacaaaaatgttgggTCAGAATTGGATGTTGGACTGAGATTAAACCTAACTGTTTGGTctgatataatattttaatcttaaatgtcgCATTTTCATCAGCTGTAAGCGGGAAAACATTAATTACCAGAAATAAAGCCTTGACAGTATCAGGCTGTGTGTAATTATTGTACATAATATGTTTTGCTTAGTTCACTGACTTCctgaaattaataaacaatTCAATAATATTCAAAAGGACAGATTGGTTTTGTGTACGCTCAGTGAGCATGCTAACTACCATTAGCCAAAACAATAACTGCATACATTACAaaccttcattttgttcttttaaaccACTTTGGcaacatttaaactaatgtagaCTGTACAATACTGTGTTTGTGAAATGTATTAAAGGTACAAATTGTCAAAAAAGCAGTAAACTGTGTTCATGCATGAAGGTCGCCATATTGAAGTTTGATCTGTCAACTAAGCTCCGCCTTTCTCATTTGAATCCCAATTTCAGAGCAATAATTCTCTTCAATGTTCCAACGTGAAACTTGGAGGTTTGAGTGACTCAGTGAAAACTGTGTTCACATTCCAAAATGTACTGAAGTCTCAAGAAAGTCCACCTGTTTCAGCAGGTATCCTCGTTTTACGACTTTGCCACTCAGCTCCAGTGCCGACCGCGACTTCTCTGACTTCACGCTGCCTCTTTTTTTGAAGCTGTCAGGCTGTGTGGGGgcaaaaagcacaaaagcattacaaataaaagcatttaaatagACTCCATCATCCGAGCTGATTTAACATAAAAGTTGGTGCCCGCCAGGAGGAACCCTAGATGACCTACAAAGCTGTAGAGGGCAGTGGAGTCGTCCATGAACTGCTCACTGAGGCTGGCGGTGCGAAGGGCCTCCATGCTCCTAAGGCCAACGGTCCGCAGGAAGCCCTCCTCGAGCAAAGCAGAGGCCAAGGTCACGGCCTCCCCACGGGTCAGACTGAGCTGCATGAACACCAGCCAGTCCACCACCGCTGAACCTGCGGGAACATCGTGCATTGGATGAACAGATTCTTCCAGACAGGTaaagtttgtgtctttttgtggcAGTTTAAGTCCTTTGTCTCTGCTTACCCCATAAAAGAACCGCTaagaaattgactttttagTACGAACACAAGGAAGAAGGATAAACAAGGAATTAAGGAATAAAATGAGAGAGGGAACtaaaaatattgaacaaaaacaacgcTAGAGCTGCAAGCAGTTATCCAACGGGTTCCAAGCCCAACCTAGCAACTCCGTCTGCCGCCCACATCCCACCAGGCCGGCTTCACCGGGTCCATTCACATGTTGAAGGAGTTGCCATTGCAAAGAGTTAGTCCAGGTGAAGTACAGTATAAGAAAGTCCGCCCCTGGTCCTGTCTTACGTATGAGTTTAGCATTTTGCCTGCTAATTAGCTAGCATAAGCCAGCtcaaatttaaaaggaaaaaaaaaacaactcaaactgaaaatgttctcaagGCAAGGTTTTGGTATAActgaaataatataaacatatgTTCACATTCCTAGActccatgttttcattttcctgaAAAGTAGTATTCCGCCTGCCTTACATTACCTGTTCTGCTCACTCCAAAcagcagccaaaaaaaaaaaaaaaaaaagaaattccttAATTTGGAGCTTACTTTTTCACTATTGTTCATCACTTAGTGCGCCTAGTCTACCCCCTGTGCTAATCTGTCCataaatgtaacttaaaaatCCTATCAGATTGGAGGCAAAAGTCAGGGTGCCTGAGCAGAACCGAGCCCTTTCAACACAACAATGTAGCTAAAAGGCTGTTCTGCCTCCCAGTCTGTGATCTCAGACCAGATTAGAGCTTCAAATatcataaataaacaatgattCACCTGAAAAGCAGTTGCTGTAAGTGCTTCCCTGCTCCACATGGTTGCTCAACTTGATCCCACTGTGGACATCATACATGGAGTCCAACACTTTGCTGTAGAAGAGAGTGAAGTAACAGGGCTTCAGTGAGACAtaagacagagaaaacaaatgtgcGGGAGCGACTGTAACCCGATGGTTTACCTCAGGTTGATGTTTTGTAAGCGGGATTCGGCAGAATCTTTCTGGCTCATCAGCTTCCCGCCGTCAGTGGCCTGCAGCTTGTTGACCGCGGCGGTGATGTCAGCAGCCCACTCATCCCTCTCCTCTCTGGAGCAAGCTTCCAAAAAGTGATCCACTCCATGCTTGGTCTGGAGTTTGAACGCAAGCtagtgaaaaggaaaaacaacaacaataaaaaaaacaacacacacagaaagagcaAATTGTGAGCTGTTCTTTGATGGTTGGCAGACAAAGGAGGTCGGGTTTGGATAAAAGCAACAACCTTGCTGTGGCAATAAACGTTCTTATTATTGAAGGTGTGGAAGTGCAGCAAGTGGCactgcaaaaaattaaattaaataaaatacgaTAAAAATGCTGTGATGATGAGTAGTTAGCTAACTGGTCACAGTTGACCCAGTTCTTTGGTTACAGTAGAGAAACTTGACTGTTTTCCAAACAATCTGAAATGGTCTAGGATGAATTAAGATGATGAAATGGTTCTacataataattttaatgacCCCAAACCTGGTCAAGTTTGTACACTTGCAATATTGTTAGCATTTTACCTGCTAATTAGCTAACACAAGCTAGTGCTGTCGTTCTTCAGCGTTGTAGACTGGCTGTATTTAGACATAAATAGCATGAAATTCAAATTCTACGATAACCCTCACTTCTAATTATCAGGGTGTTAAGTcattattggaaaaaataaaaaaatatcttaaatatattCTACAGGTACTTCTGTAGAAAATGGAATATTCACTGAGATTAGGGTATTTTCTTAGATTGCAACAACCTTTCAGCAAAGTATTAAAGATACTTTTCATAAAGTTcacattttgtatatttaaaattttttattgatatgTCCTAATATTCTACTCTTAAACGTTTTGATTACCTgaaagtggaaaatcatcattATCAACAGAAATAAGGGCTCTGCAAACTTAATGTTTTTCCCCTTAAACATTAATTCAGTTTTCAGAACGGCAAATATTAGCCGTCCATTCCACAGAAAGAAGACAAATTATAACAGTAAGTTCATGTGTGAAACCAcgttctttattttaatgttacttcCATCCAAATTTAAGCTGATGCTATTTGGCATTGTTGcgtaaatgtatcaaaaatagTCCAAATGTAAGAGTGTTCATGTTCCCGAACAACTCACCGGCCGACTTTCGTACTCCAGGAACGGACATGTTATGAGGCAGTCCTTCAGCAGGATTTTCCCTCTCTGACATGAATCCCGTTTCCCTCCTTCGTATTTGTAGTACAGCAACTTATCAGGCATCAGCACGAACCAGCGGGCCTTCCAGTTGTGAACTATGTGGCCCTGAATATACatgataaaaactttttaaactgatgtattttttggaagaagaaaaaaaatctgattcagtTAAATTTACACTTCTGATCCttttgataataataaaaatgaaatgttcttaCCCTCTTCACCAGGAAGCCCTCTCTTAGGACAGGGATTTCGTTGTCTGTGTCCATGTTCTTCAGTGTGTAGTTTAAAAAGTCTGACTGGCCTCTTTTTGCCTGCTCGGGGTTTATATGCTGAGGATGAATgcgtcacacacacactcacacacacctcacACCCCTTGCACACCTCTCCTCTTTAACCCAAACCCACgcagtagaaaaagaaaaaggaagcaaTTGCTGCTCGTTTACACACGATGGCGCTCTCTCTCCTTCAAAGACGCCAGGACTGAAGAGGAGCAGCTGGCGCTCACTCTGCAGCAACTCATCACGTTTGGTATGCGAGGATTTCAGGTACTTGGAATAAAACAGGGACATGTTCCTCATTTCTCCTCCGCATTAGCTGGATCCAGGTGGGACAGCACGGATTCTGTGCACGGTTAATCAGACAAGCTAAGGaaaataatcatgttttttccttccaaacattgttgtttttctaattgGTTGCCTTAAAAGCATGGACAggccagaagaagaagaaggccGGAGGAAATGTTTACGAGAGACCAACATTTACTCTAAAAcgttttggaaatatttgataCATAAAATTCAggattcaaatattttcaaaaacggACACAACAACACTCAAGTCATGAGATTGGGTGCAGAACTTCCTTaggttttcttcctttatttctttttgcgACTCTTCCAAAAATATTGCCTACTGACCGagtgaatgaataaattaattacatctttatttcaggaaaaatgattctacaaaataattttaatgaccCCCAACCCGGGTAATAAGTTTAGTTCACATACCAGAGAATAAGTTTGTACTCTGGAGATAGCGTTAGCATTTTACCCGCTAATTAGCTAACACAAGCTAATGCTGCCGTTCTTCAGCATTGTAGACTGGCTGTATTTAGACATAAATAGCACGAAATTCTATTTCCACCATAACCCTCACTTCTAATTATTAGGGCATTAAGTCattattggaaaaataaaaatgtcatatcTATTCCAAAGATTCTTCTGTGGAAAATGGAGTGTACTCGGCTAATTTCTTAGATT
This is a stretch of genomic DNA from Gambusia affinis linkage group LG16, SWU_Gaff_1.0, whole genome shotgun sequence. It encodes these proteins:
- the plek2 gene encoding pleckstrin-2, which produces MDTDNEIPVLREGFLVKRGHIVHNWKARWFVLMPDKLLYYKYEGGKRDSCQRGKILLKDCLITCPFLEYESRPLAFKLQTKHGVDHFLEACSREERDEWAADITAAVNKLQATDGGKLMSQKDSAESRLQNINLSKVLDSMYDVHSGIKLSNHVEQGSTYSNCFSGSAVVDWLVFMQLSLTRGEAVTLASALLEEGFLRTVGLRSMEALRTASLSEQFMDDSTALYSFPDSFKKRGSVKSEKSRSALELSGKVVKRGYLLKQGHRRKNWKVRLFVLRSEPDFLHYYDPTKDDISPVGGFSLRGCLISSLDDNGVPSGVKGNIQGNLFKIITKSDIHYFIQAPTHQEKMDWIDAMREHT